From Pan paniscus chromosome 9, NHGRI_mPanPan1-v2.0_pri, whole genome shotgun sequence, the proteins below share one genomic window:
- the RELT gene encoding tumor necrosis factor receptor superfamily member 19L isoform X2, whose protein sequence is MKPSLLCRPLSCFLMLLPWPLATLTSTTLWQCPPGEEPDLDPGQGTLCRPCPPGTFSAAWGSSPCQPHARCSLWRRLEAQVGTATRDTLCGDCWPGWFGPWGVPRVPCQPCSWAPLGTHGCDGINPAYRTEDANEDTIGVLVRLITEKKENAAALEELLKEYHSKQLVQTSHRPVSKLPPAPPNVPHICPHRHHLHTVQGLASLSGPCCSRCSQKKWPEVLLSPEAVATTTPVPSLLPNPTRVPKAGAKAGRQGEITILSVGRFRVARIPEQRTSSMVSEVKTITEAGPSWGDLPDSPQPGLPPEQQALLGSGGSHTKWLKPPAENKAEENRYVVRLSESNLVI, encoded by the exons ATGAAGCCAAGTCTGCTGTGCCGGCCCCTGTCCTGCTTCCTTATG CTGCTGCCCTGGCCTCTCGCCACCCTGACATCAACAACCCTTTGGCAGTGCCCACCTGGGGAGGAGCCCGACCTG GACCCAGGGCAGGGCACATTATGCAGGCCCTGCCCCCCAGGCACCTTCTCAGCTGCATGGGGCTCCAGCCCATGCCAGCCCCATGCCCGTTGCAGCCtttggaggaggctggaggcccaggtgggcacgGCAACTCGAGATACACTCTGTGGAGACTGCTGGCCTGG GTGGTTTGGGCCTTGGGGGGTTCCCCGCGTTCCATGTCAACCATGTTCCTGGGCACCTCTGGGTACTCATGGCTGTGATG GAATCAACCCTGCCTACCGGACTGAGGATGCCAATGAGGACACCATTGGGGTCCTGGTGCGCTTGATCACAGAGAAGAAAG AGAATGCTGCGGCCCTGGAGGAGCTGCTGAAAGAGTACCACAGCAAACAGCTGGTGCAGACGAGCCACAGGCCTGTGTCCAA GCTGCCGCCAGCGCCCCCGAACGTGCCACACATCTGCCCGCACCGCCACCATCTCCACACCGTGCAGGGCCTGGCCTCGCTCTCTGGCCCCTGCTGCTCCCGCTGTAGCCAGAAGAAGTGGCCCGAGGTGCTGCTGTCCCCTGAGGCTGTAGCCACCACTACTCCTGTTCCCAGCCTTCTGCCTAACCCGACCAGGGTTCCCAAGGCCGGGGCCAAGGCAGGGCGTCAGGGCGAGATCACCATCTTGTCTGTGGGCAG GTTCCGCGTGGCTCGAATTCCTGAGCAGCGGACAAGTTCAATGGTGTCTGAGGTGAAGACCATCACGGAGGCTGGGCCCTCGTGGGGTGATCTCCCTGACTCCCCACAACCTGGCCTCCCCCCTGAGCAGCAGGCCCTGCTAGGAAGTGGCGGAAGCCATACTAAGTGGCTGAAGCCCCCAGCAGAGAACAAGGCCGAG GAGAACCGCTATGTGGTCCGGCTAAGTGAGAGCAACCTGGTCATCTGA
- the RELT gene encoding tumor necrosis factor receptor superfamily member 19L isoform X1, which translates to MKPSLLCRPLSCFLMLLPWPLATLTSTTLWQCPPGEEPDLDPGQGTLCRPCPPGTFSAAWGSSPCQPHARCSLWRRLEAQVGTATRDTLCGDCWPGWFGPWGVPRVPCQPCSWAPLGTHGCDEWGRRARRGVEVAAGASSGGETRQPGNGTRAGGPEETAAQYAVIAIVPVFCLMGLLGILVCNLLKRKGYHCTAHKEVGPSPGGGGSGINPAYRTEDANEDTIGVLVRLITEKKENAAALEELLKEYHSKQLVQTSHRPVSKLPPAPPNVPHICPHRHHLHTVQGLASLSGPCCSRCSQKKWPEVLLSPEAVATTTPVPSLLPNPTRVPKAGAKAGRQGEITILSVGRFRVARIPEQRTSSMVSEVKTITEAGPSWGDLPDSPQPGLPPEQQALLGSGGSHTKWLKPPAENKAEENRYVVRLSESNLVI; encoded by the exons ATGAAGCCAAGTCTGCTGTGCCGGCCCCTGTCCTGCTTCCTTATG CTGCTGCCCTGGCCTCTCGCCACCCTGACATCAACAACCCTTTGGCAGTGCCCACCTGGGGAGGAGCCCGACCTG GACCCAGGGCAGGGCACATTATGCAGGCCCTGCCCCCCAGGCACCTTCTCAGCTGCATGGGGCTCCAGCCCATGCCAGCCCCATGCCCGTTGCAGCCtttggaggaggctggaggcccaggtgggcacgGCAACTCGAGATACACTCTGTGGAGACTGCTGGCCTGG GTGGTTTGGGCCTTGGGGGGTTCCCCGCGTTCCATGTCAACCATGTTCCTGGGCACCTCTGGGTACTCATGGCTGTGATG AGTGGGGGCGGCGGGCCCGACGTGGCGTGGAGGTGGCAGCAGGGGCCAGCAGCGGTGGTGAGACACGGCAGCCTGGGAACGGCACCCGGGCAGGTGGCCCAGAGGAGACAGCCGCCCAGTATGCGGTCATTGCCATCGTCCCTGTCTTCTGCCTCATGGGGCTGTTGGGCATCCTGGTGTGCAACCTCCTCAAGCGGAAGGGCTATCACTGCACGGCGCACAAGGAGGTCGGGcccagccctggaggtggaggcagtg GAATCAACCCTGCCTACCGGACTGAGGATGCCAATGAGGACACCATTGGGGTCCTGGTGCGCTTGATCACAGAGAAGAAAG AGAATGCTGCGGCCCTGGAGGAGCTGCTGAAAGAGTACCACAGCAAACAGCTGGTGCAGACGAGCCACAGGCCTGTGTCCAA GCTGCCGCCAGCGCCCCCGAACGTGCCACACATCTGCCCGCACCGCCACCATCTCCACACCGTGCAGGGCCTGGCCTCGCTCTCTGGCCCCTGCTGCTCCCGCTGTAGCCAGAAGAAGTGGCCCGAGGTGCTGCTGTCCCCTGAGGCTGTAGCCACCACTACTCCTGTTCCCAGCCTTCTGCCTAACCCGACCAGGGTTCCCAAGGCCGGGGCCAAGGCAGGGCGTCAGGGCGAGATCACCATCTTGTCTGTGGGCAG GTTCCGCGTGGCTCGAATTCCTGAGCAGCGGACAAGTTCAATGGTGTCTGAGGTGAAGACCATCACGGAGGCTGGGCCCTCGTGGGGTGATCTCCCTGACTCCCCACAACCTGGCCTCCCCCCTGAGCAGCAGGCCCTGCTAGGAAGTGGCGGAAGCCATACTAAGTGGCTGAAGCCCCCAGCAGAGAACAAGGCCGAG GAGAACCGCTATGTGGTCCGGCTAAGTGAGAGCAACCTGGTCATCTGA